A genomic segment from Amygdalobacter nucleatus encodes:
- a CDS encoding helix-turn-helix domain-containing protein, with amino-acid sequence MQDISPIIGENIRFYRKRLQLTQEGLGKLINKGKATVAKYESGQIILDVQTLYEVAKALCVNMDQLLYVQEETKPLLVTKSIPNFFKDVSKLYIYFYDGRNKSLNESVMLISPLPREDGIFEAKLFFNVESIDRYQLCEYTYVGKLVHYDVISIFTLQNKTMDMEELKIVIPASYNDEMEKFAHFSGVSSRPLMPVTFKILVTKQQKKHNAELIKQLKLSKYDMKMLKFYNMFTVT; translated from the coding sequence ATGCAGGACATCAGTCCAATTATCGGTGAGAATATCCGATTTTATAGAAAGCGCCTACAACTTACGCAAGAAGGTTTAGGCAAATTAATTAATAAGGGCAAGGCCACTGTCGCAAAATATGAAAGTGGCCAAATTATTTTAGACGTACAAACGCTTTACGAAGTGGCCAAGGCACTTTGTGTCAATATGGACCAATTATTGTATGTGCAAGAAGAAACAAAGCCGTTGTTAGTGACTAAGTCTATACCAAATTTTTTCAAAGATGTCAGCAAGCTGTACATTTATTTTTATGATGGGCGTAATAAGTCGCTGAATGAATCGGTTATGTTGATTAGTCCTTTGCCTAGAGAAGATGGAATTTTTGAGGCAAAACTTTTCTTTAACGTTGAGAGTATCGACCGTTATCAGCTTTGTGAATATACCTATGTCGGTAAGCTTGTGCACTACGATGTGATAAGCATTTTCACCTTACAGAATAAAACGATGGATATGGAAGAGCTTAAAATCGTAATTCCAGCTTCTTACAACGACGAAATGGAAAAATTTGCGCATTTCTCTGGCGTTTCTTCGCGCCCTTTGATGCCTGTTACTTTCAAAATTCTCGTCACCAAGCAACAAAAAAAGCACAATGCGGAGCTTATAAAGCAATTAAAACTTTCTAAATACGATATGAAAATGCTGAAGTTCTACAATATGTTCACGGTGACTTGA
- a CDS encoding MalY/PatB family protein: MTYNFDEIIDRKHTNSINTDGFRDFIFHAGPDMKFPYADDEFIRMWIADMEFACAEPIRQAIIDRVNRKIFGYTIMSLDTEYHKSLNKWCEKKYGWSVPREELCFSTGVIPALYQLVELICKPNEKALMVTPAYGFFKKAVVYNKIDYECSPLIIDGSRFTVDFDDLERRASQPGMKLIIWCNPQNPSGTVWTTEELQRVAAIAKKYDLWLISDEIHCGLLRQGVKHTPFAKVTDYKKLVTCMSASKTFNMAGLQFSNIIIRDENLRQAFRDRDKNVAFVNPISIVAHKAAYDYGEEWLDQLKTYLDGNFELVRDFLAKELPLAKFEIPKATYLAWVNLNAYLDDVEDLPKFFAYEAGVLLEGGDELFVGNAKGYVRLTLAMPRKTLQEALERMKKAVLAHAAKKQK, encoded by the coding sequence ATGACTTACAATTTTGATGAAATTATCGATCGTAAACATACGAATTCGATAAACACAGATGGATTCAGAGATTTCATTTTCCATGCTGGTCCAGACATGAAATTCCCTTATGCTGATGATGAATTCATTCGTATGTGGATAGCTGATATGGAGTTTGCTTGCGCAGAGCCAATTCGCCAAGCAATCATCGATCGTGTTAACCGCAAGATCTTCGGCTATACAATCATGTCATTGGATACTGAGTATCATAAATCACTGAATAAGTGGTGTGAAAAGAAGTATGGTTGGTCTGTACCACGCGAAGAGCTCTGTTTCTCAACTGGCGTTATCCCTGCTCTTTATCAATTAGTAGAACTAATCTGCAAGCCAAATGAAAAGGCTCTTATGGTTACACCAGCTTATGGTTTCTTCAAAAAGGCTGTTGTATACAACAAGATTGATTATGAATGTTCACCACTCATCATCGACGGTAGCCGCTTCACTGTAGATTTTGATGATTTAGAGAGACGAGCTTCCCAACCTGGTATGAAGTTAATCATTTGGTGCAATCCACAAAATCCATCGGGTACTGTTTGGACTACAGAAGAGCTTCAACGTGTTGCTGCTATTGCTAAGAAGTATGACTTGTGGTTGATTTCTGATGAAATTCACTGCGGTTTGTTACGTCAAGGCGTTAAGCACACACCATTTGCTAAAGTAACTGATTATAAGAAATTAGTTACATGTATGTCAGCAAGTAAGACATTTAACATGGCTGGTTTGCAATTCTCCAATATCATTATTCGTGATGAGAATTTGCGTCAAGCTTTCAGAGATCGTGACAAGAACGTTGCTTTCGTCAACCCAATTTCTATTGTTGCTCATAAGGCTGCTTATGATTACGGCGAAGAGTGGTTGGATCAACTAAAGACTTATTTAGATGGTAACTTTGAACTCGTACGTGATTTCTTAGCTAAAGAATTGCCACTTGCCAAATTTGAAATTCCAAAGGCAACATACTTGGCTTGGGTAAATCTCAATGCTTATTTGGATGATGTGGAAGATTTGCCAAAGTTCTTTGCTTATGAAGCAGGTGTTTTACTTGAAGGCGGCGATGAATTATTCGTTGGTAACGCTAAAGGTTATGTACGTTTGACTCTTGCTATGCCAAGAAAGACTTTGCAAGAAGCATTGGAGCGTATGAAGAAAGCTGTCTTAGCACATGCAGCTAAGAAGCAGAAATAG
- a CDS encoding 6-phosphofructokinase: protein MLYSGNLLYAQSGGCTSVINSSAQGVLETARKCPQIEHIYAAYHGVEGILAETLFELGLENKQETAKLKSTPGAALGSCRYKLHADTDADFAKVLAVFQKYNIRYFLYNGGNDSMDTCSRLAAFFKQVDYECYVIGVPKTIDNDLVETDHCPGYASSARFISTMISEVACDANSYTSEQIIVFEIMGRNAGWLAASSSLARLTGFGPDLIYLPEVVFDIEKFIEEVQALRKQKRLIIIAVAESLHLADGRFITDLSGEDEEDDVFGHKQQGGAGHILAEILKKRLNTKVRGIEFSLLQRAANHLASEVDLCEAYQVGREAVLQAVNGVSGKMVTIKRKEADTYETTYGLVDLDKVANAEKLVPREWINEAGNDVTADFINYCLPLISNIDHAKAPLELKLTSNGLPDFAKLERNLL, encoded by the coding sequence ATGTTATATAGTGGTAATTTGTTGTATGCACAATCAGGTGGCTGTACATCCGTAATTAATAGTAGTGCGCAAGGAGTATTAGAAACAGCCCGTAAATGTCCGCAAATTGAGCATATCTATGCAGCCTACCATGGTGTCGAGGGCATCTTAGCAGAGACTCTGTTCGAGCTAGGCTTGGAGAATAAACAAGAGACAGCTAAGCTAAAATCAACCCCAGGTGCAGCCTTAGGCAGCTGCCGTTACAAATTACACGCTGATACGGATGCTGATTTTGCGAAAGTGTTAGCCGTTTTTCAAAAATATAATATTCGTTATTTTCTTTACAATGGTGGCAATGACTCCATGGACACTTGTTCGAGGTTGGCCGCTTTTTTTAAGCAGGTTGATTATGAGTGCTATGTAATTGGCGTACCTAAAACCATCGACAATGACTTAGTTGAGACAGACCATTGCCCAGGTTATGCAAGTTCGGCTAGATTCATTAGTACCATGATTTCAGAAGTAGCTTGCGATGCTAACAGCTATACAAGTGAACAGATAATTGTCTTTGAAATTATGGGTAGAAATGCTGGCTGGTTGGCTGCAAGTAGCAGCTTGGCTCGTTTAACAGGCTTTGGACCAGATTTGATCTATTTGCCAGAAGTTGTGTTTGACATAGAGAAATTTATCGAAGAAGTGCAGGCTTTACGCAAGCAAAAACGCTTAATTATAATTGCGGTGGCCGAGAGCTTGCATTTAGCAGATGGCAGATTTATCACTGACTTGTCGGGCGAAGATGAAGAAGATGATGTGTTTGGCCACAAGCAGCAGGGTGGCGCTGGTCATATCTTGGCTGAGATTTTGAAGAAGCGCTTAAATACCAAGGTGCGAGGCATTGAGTTTTCACTTTTGCAGCGGGCAGCTAATCATTTGGCCTCTGAAGTTGATTTGTGTGAGGCATATCAGGTAGGCAGAGAAGCTGTATTACAGGCGGTAAATGGCGTGAGTGGCAAGATGGTGACAATCAAGCGAAAAGAAGCCGACACTTACGAAACGACATATGGTTTAGTGGATTTAGATAAGGTAGCCAATGCCGAAAAATTGGTGCCAAGAGAGTGGATCAATGAAGCTGGCAACGATGTGACGGCAGATTTTATTAATTATTGTTTACCATTAATCAGCAATATCGATCATGCCAAAGCACCATTAGAATTGAAACTAACTTCAAATGGTTTGCCTGACTTTGCTAAGTTAGAGCGAAACTTGTTATAG
- a CDS encoding SDR family NAD(P)-dependent oxidoreductase has translation MDLGLRGKVVVVTGGSSGIGYATTETFLKEGAKVAICSIDENELKKAVAELSKYGEVYAEKVDVSKREPNYQFAKTVYEKFGRLDVWVNNVGTTGRRAGDEYTDDEVNFIVDTCFKSVVYGCQAAFRYLKKQGGVIVNVSSLAARCASAGRSTLYGPLKSAICNLTNTFAGEFCADNVRVTCIMPGFTITPLVKAAISQEELNRNAAATLLNRMAQPEEIAKPIVFLASSAASYMTATTIEVSGGRSMTLNPTFAYDKKKNN, from the coding sequence ATGGATTTAGGTTTGAGAGGCAAAGTAGTTGTTGTTACAGGTGGTAGTAGCGGTATTGGTTATGCAACAACAGAAACATTCTTAAAAGAAGGTGCAAAGGTTGCTATTTGCTCAATTGACGAGAATGAACTCAAAAAGGCCGTTGCAGAGCTAAGTAAGTATGGTGAAGTTTATGCTGAAAAGGTAGATGTGTCTAAGAGAGAGCCAAACTACCAGTTTGCAAAGACTGTTTATGAAAAATTTGGTCGCTTGGATGTATGGGTTAATAACGTAGGTACAACAGGACGTCGTGCTGGCGATGAATATACAGACGATGAAGTTAATTTCATTGTTGATACATGCTTTAAGTCGGTTGTGTATGGTTGTCAGGCTGCATTCCGTTATTTGAAGAAACAAGGCGGTGTTATTGTTAATGTTAGCTCCTTGGCTGCACGTTGTGCTTCAGCTGGCCGTAGCACTTTATATGGCCCATTAAAATCAGCTATTTGCAATTTGACAAATACATTTGCTGGAGAGTTCTGTGCTGATAATGTACGTGTTACATGTATTATGCCAGGCTTTACAATTACACCATTAGTTAAGGCAGCTATTTCTCAAGAAGAACTTAATCGTAATGCTGCTGCTACATTGCTCAATCGTATGGCGCAACCTGAAGAGATTGCAAAGCCAATTGTATTTTTGGCTTCTTCTGCAGCTAGTTATATGACAGCTACAACAATCGAGGTTTCAGGTGGTAGAAGCATGACACTCAATCCTACTTTTGCCTACGATAAGAAAAAGAATAATTAG